DNA from Onthophagus taurus isolate NC chromosome 2, IU_Otau_3.0, whole genome shotgun sequence:
ATGAACAAGTAGTGGTACCAACAAGTCTACGAGGGAAGATAATGGATATTGCGCATGATAATATGTGGATGGGCCATTTAGGATGTAAAAAGACGGTTGcaagaataaaacaaaattactgGTGGAGACAACTAAATAAAGATgtcaagaataaaataaaatattgtaacgTATGTATGCGTGTAGGGAAAAGCACAGACAAAGTAAAAGCGCCTATGTGCCGAGTTCCAATTATAACAGAACCGTACAAGAAAGTAAATGTAGATATTGTCGGACCTTTGACTAAAACGGAAAAGGGAAATAGGTACATACTTACCTTGATGTGCTGTGCAACTAAATTTCCGGATGCAATACCACTACAAGTAGCTGACTCAGAATCAGTGGTAAAAGGATTATTGAGCATATTTTCTAGAGTTGGTTTCCCTTCAGAGATACAGACAGATTTGGGGAGAGTGTTTGTTAGCAACCTAACTACGGAATTTTTGGAACAAAgtggtattaaaataatccaCAGCTCTGCATACCATCCTCAGTTAAATGCAGTAGAGAGATTTCATGGAGTGTTTAAAAGAATACTCAGAGCTTTGAGTTACGAACATGGAAAAGAGTGGGACGAGTACATTGATCAAGCATTATTTGCCGTAAGAAGTGCGCCACATGCGGCACATGGTTTCAGTCCTGCGGAGTTATGTTATGGAAGGCAAATTAGATCTCCATTAAGTATGTTAAAAGCCTTATGGAATGGCAGAGATACTAATGAACCAGTAGTTAGTTATGTATTGAAATTACTTGAACGATTGAAAAACATGCAAGAAATTGTAGAAATTAGTATGAAAGAAGCACAGaataaatcaaagaaatattatgataaaaaagcaaaggaaattatttacaaagaagGGGATCAAGTGATGATATATCAGCCAGCTAGAACGAATAAATTACAAATGCAATGGGAAGGTCCAAAGAAAGTAGTAAGGAAAATATCAGATACCAATTACATATTAGAAGAACTAACTGGAAGAAGAAAGCAAACCCTTATAcatgtaaatttattgaaaccttATTATGAAAAACCTGAAATAGTTGCGATGTACGTAACATCTTCGGGGGAAGAAGAAACAGAAatgaatatatataaattggaAAAGAAAGAGGAAGCAACTTATGAGAGTCGCGTGAATGCCGTCGTCCAAGTAGTAACACAACTTTTCGGCTGCGTGTTATTTagtgtttattattgttaaaaatgcgtTTCACGGATGAAAATTTACGAGAGCTTAAGGTTTTATTTAGCGAATCAATTGGTGACTTAGTAGAAAACGAGACTTTTATGTGCAAAGTTATAAGCGTTGTGAAGGAACATTTTGTGGCGGAAATTGAGTCACTCAAACAACAAAACGAGGACTTACAAAGGGAGAACCAgttattgaacaaaaaaatagatGGTCTCGAGCAATACTCGCGCCGTAACAATATTCGAATATTTGGACTTGACGAGGAAAAGGAGGAAAATGTTGAACAAAAAGTTCTAGCGACCTTAAAAGATAATATGGGGATTTCGGTTCTTGCGGAGCAGATTGATCGCTGTCATCGCGTCGGAGCTCGGAAGAAGAATGGTAAACATCCTCGTCCTGTCATAATGAAGTTCCTAAGTTATAAAACTAAAgaagaaattcttaaaaatcgCAATAAGTTGAAAGCGgcgaaaacgttaaaaataggAATTCAAGAGGACCTTACAGCtagtaattataaattatttaaggaAGCTTGTAAAAAATTCGGAAATAGGCAATGTTGGACGAGGGATGGAAGAATATTCGCTAGGAATAATGATACAAAACTTATAATTAGGGACATCAGCGATCTAGATGTAGAGAAGAATAACAAGGTTTCTTTAATTGATGCTTCTTTTTCTCTATCGCAATAA
Protein-coding regions in this window:
- the LOC139432738 gene encoding uncharacterized protein produces the protein MRFTDENLRELKVLFSESIGDLVENETFMCKVISVVKEHFVAEIESLKQQNEDLQRENQLLNKKIDGLEQYSRRNNIRIFGLDEEKEENVEQKVLATLKDNMGISVLAEQIDRCHRVGARKKNGKHPRPVIMKFLSYKTKEEILKNRNKLKAAKTLKIGIQEDLTASNYKLFKEACKKFGNRQCWTRDGRIFARNNDTKLIIRDISDLDVEKNNKVSLIDASFSLSQ